The region NNNNNNNNNNNNNNNNNNNNNNNNNNNNNNNNNNNNNNNNNNNNNNNNNNNNNNNNNNNNNNNNNNNNNNNNNNNNATGTGGATTTTTGTCGCTCATACAATTGGGCATCAATTTCTCTCTCGATTCATCTCAATTGGCCCTCTATCTGTCGATTGGCTGCCGGAATTTGAATTTGGCTGACAAATTCCATTCGATTCCGGCAACCCCAGCCCCTCTACCTCCATCCTTATCCCTATCACCGCTGTGGGTACTGACGACACGTCGGCGACCAAATCTACGCACGTTTCGCTGTGGAGGAAAAAAAGTAGGAGGGATGGGCTGCATCAGAGACTCACCTCCTTCCCCCGGAGACGTAGCAGTCCGCCTTGCTGACGCACGCCATCCTCAGGCCGCTGACCAGCTTCTCCTGTCCCCATCTGTCCTCACGTGCGCGCGCCCTTCGCCTGCCGATGTGGTGCCCATCTACTGCCGGCTCGCACCCCGTCCCCTTGGCCCGTCGTCGCCGGACTACGCCGGCCACGCTCGCCGAAGAAAGGATTTCATCTCCCCTAGTCGCTGCACGGGGTGAGAGAGAGAGCGCGGAATGTGCGTCTCCCAGCGTGCACGGCTGGATCGCGCGCGTGTCGCCCAGCATTTGGGTTCTGACATAGTATCGCGTTCGGTCACGAGCCCGGGTCCGGCTCTCGCTCAAAGGGGGCAAACCTCAAATCGTTCGGTCACGAGTCCGGGTCCAGCTCTCGCTCGAAGGGGCCAAAGCTCAACCTATATAACTGCGTCGACGGCAGTAGATTTCCCCGTGCACCATACTACGCCCCCCTCCAGTCTACCTCCACCCACCGGATCATTGGAATCCCGTTCGCGAGAAGATCTAAACTCTTGCCGAGTGTAGTTTCTAAAGCACAGAGTTGCTGAAAAATTTAAATACATCCTTAACAGGTCTACATCTTATACAAATATGTTTTTTTTCAAGCTCAGATTTCTCAGCatgataaccatattttcaacTAAAAAATGCTTCCTTAACTGGTCTATACATGTTATACAAATATGTTTTTTTTCAAACTCGGATTTTTCAGCGTGATAAACATATTTTCAATATAGCATGATTTAACACATGTGTTTTCTACTACCAATATCGAATATGCccttgcaaaatgaaactattttcTTCGATAACATGGCTTTAGCGGGTCTctacgccatttggcgcaacgggtcaactagtaagAGAAAAAAGAAGTGGCATAGCTTATATGTTAGTGGGACAAAACATGATGCTGATGTAGGCAACATATCTTATCACAGGTAGTGTGTGGTAGCTTTATATTGCAAATCAACTTCACGTCCAAAAAATGTTAGGAAGAAAAAACCCAAGCAAAGCAGTATACTAAGTAATTTTTGCCTACTGTTCCTCTACAAGTGAAGTGTTTTTTCCTACTTTATGTCATGCAGTATACTAAGTAATTTTTGCCTACTGTTCCTCTACCCTCTGCAGCTTGTTCACATTGTATTGCCTAGAAAGAAACATATTACTATATGCGTAGCAGATAACGCATATTATTTCATACTGTATTGCCTAAAAACATATCCTATTTGCCTGGGGAGTGGGGAACATGACCTTATTTTCTTGAAGATGGGTGCTCTTTGTGTTTTTCTCCCAGGGATATAGGCAAGCATGGAGGGCGTAATTCATGCCCCTACTTACACAGTCGGATTTCATATCTGCTATTTTGCCTAAATATGCACTATTGCTGCTTGTAAACTCATCCGTTTTGCCTGCATAAAAACCCTCCCCTAAAAGCCTTAAAATCCACCCTGAAAATGGATCTTATATCTGCTATCCACCGTTGTTTTGCCTAAAAACGGTATTATTGCCTACATCCTTGAGACCTGACGGGAATTATTGCCCACCACGGATATGCACTTCCTCCCTCCTAGCCATGATTATGGGCTGATGCNNNNNNNNNNNNNNNNNNNNNNNNNNNNNNNNNNNNNNNNNNNNNNNNNNNNNNNNNNNNNNNNNNNNNNNNNNNNNNNNNNNNNNNNNNNNNNNNNNNNNNNNNNNNNNNNNNNNNNNNNNNNNNNNNNNNNNNNNNNNNNNNNNNNNNNNNNNNNNNNNNNNNNNNNNNNNNNNNNNNNNNNNNNNNNNNNNNNNNNNNNNNNNNNNNNNNNNNNNNNNNNNNNNNNNNNNNNNNNNNNNNNNNNNNNNNNNNNNNNNNNNNNNNNNNNNNNNNNNNNNNNNNNNNNNNNNNNNNNNNNNNNNNNNNNNNNNNNNNNNNNNNNNNNNNNNNNNNNNNNNNNNNNNNNNNNNNNNNNNNNNNNNNNNNNNNNNNNNNNNNNNNNNNNNNNNNNNNNNNNNNNNNNNNNNNNNNNNNNNNNNNNNNNNNNNNNNNNNNNNNNNNNNNNNNNNNNNNNNNNNNNNNNNNNNNNNNNNNNNNCCCCGGAACCACGCGGGATGTGGATTTTTGTTCGTTCATACAATTGGGCATCAATTTCTCTCTCGATTCACCCCTCTACCTCCATCCTTATCCCTATCACCGCCGTGGGTACCGACGACACATTGGCGACCAAATCTACGCACGTTTCGCTGTGGACGAAAAAACAGGAGGGATGGGCTGCATCAGATACTCACCTCCTTCCCCCCGGAGACGTAGCATTCCGCCTCGCTGACGCTCGCCATCCTCAGGCCGCTGACCAGCTTCTCCTGTCCCGATCTGTCCTCACGTGTGTGCGCCCTTCGCCTGCCGATGCGGTGCCCATCTACCGCCGGCTCGCACCCCGTCCCCTTGGCCCGTCGTCGCCGGACTACGCCGGCCACACTCGCCAAAGAAAGGATTTCATCTCCCCTAGTCGCTGCAcggggtgagagagaggggggaaatGTGCGTCTTCCAGCGTGCACGGCTCGATCGCGCGCGTGCGTCGCCCAGCGTTTGGGTTGTGACACAGTATCTCGTTCGGTCACGAGCCCGGGTCCGGCTCTCGCTCGAAGGGGGCAAAGCTCAAATCGTTCGGTCACAAGTCCGGGTCCGGCTCTCGCTAGAAGGGGGCAAAGCTCAACCTATATAACTGCGTCGACGGCAGTAGCTTTCCCCGTGCACCATACTACGCCCCCCTCCAGTCTACCTCCACGGCTCCACCCACCGGATCATTGGAATCCAGTTCGCGAGAAGATCGGCGACACCGCGCACCGAGCATGGCAGCTGACCAGCACCGCCGCGCACCGAGCATGGCAGCCGACCAGCAACGTCGCGTGAAGCTGATAGTTAGCTACGGCGGGAGGATCGAGCGCGCCGAGGGTCGGCCGCCGAGGTACGTCGGCGGCGAGCATCTGCTCCTCAACGTCCTTTCGTCCGTCTCGACGAGGGGCTtccgcgacctgctggcggcgcgcGCGTGCTTCTCCAACTTCTCCGTCAAGTACTGCTACTCCGGCGAGGGGCTGGACTCGCTCTGCGACGTGGACACGGACGAGGACCTCCGGGACATGCTGGACATCTTGCTCTACCGGGACCTGCAGGCCCGGCTGTTCAACGACCAGAACACGCGCAGGTTCCGGGTCTACCTGTTCCgcgacgccgccgccccgtcgccgaccTCCCAGGCCCTCGGAAAACCAGCTCCCATGCGGCGTAGCGCGACGTCGCCAGCTCTGTTGTCGGCGAAGCCGGCCGATGTCGGCGGGCGGCCCTCCCATGGCCTGGCCGCTCCCGCTCCCTCTCTGGTGCCGCGGATCACGACGTCGCCGAATCCGTTGTGCGAGACGTCGACGGTTGGCACGGCGCCCTCCAAGCCGCCGCTCGCCCCCACTCTCGCACGGCGGATAGC is a window of Triticum dicoccoides isolate Atlit2015 ecotype Zavitan chromosome 2B, WEW_v2.0, whole genome shotgun sequence DNA encoding:
- the LOC119364353 gene encoding uncharacterized protein LOC119364353, which codes for MLGDTRAIQPCTLGDAHSALSLSPRAATRGDEILSSASVAGVVRRRRAKGTGCEPAVDGHHIGRRRARAREDRWGQEKLVSGLRMACVSKADCYVSGGRRGQVQDGKITPNKSSGSL